One genomic window of Glycine soja cultivar W05 chromosome 9, ASM419377v2, whole genome shotgun sequence includes the following:
- the LOC114425611 gene encoding cytochrome P450 71A26-like, protein MLTSLENSSSWFFLPLMVAFTFFVLCSVHNLLSKWNNNSNTAIPNKTTPPSPPKLPIIGNLHQLGTLTHRTLQSLAQTYGPLMLLHFGKVPVLVVSTAEAAREVMKTHDLVFSNRPHRKMFDILLYGSKDVASSPYGNYWRQIRSICVLHLLSAKKVQSFDAVREEEISIMMEKIRQCCSCLMPVNLTDLFSTLSNDIVCRVALGRRCSGEGGSNLREPMSEMMELLGASVIGDFIPWLEWLGRVNGICGRAERAFKQLDAFFDEVVDEHVNKRDHDDDVDGEAQNDFVDILLSIQRTNAVGFEIDRTTIKALILDMFAAGTETTTSILGWVVTELLRHPIVMQKLQAEVRNVVGDRTPITEEDLSSMHYLKAVIKETFRLHPPAPLLLPRESMQDTKVMGYDIGTGTQILVNAWAIARDPSYWDQPEDFQPERFLNSSIDVKGHDFQLIPFGAGRRSCPGLMFSMAMIEKLLANLVHKFNWEIPSGVVGEQTMDMTETTGVTSHRKFPLVAVSSIPSYINMK, encoded by the exons ATGTTAACCTCTCTTGAAAACTCTTCATCCTGGTTCTTCCTCCCATTAATGGTTGCTTTCACCTTCTTTGTTTTGTGTTCTGTCCACAATCTTTTATCCAAATGGAATAATAACTCCAACACTGCAATACCCAACAAAACCACACCACCATCTCCTCCAAAGCTTCCTATAATAGGAAACCTCCATCAACTTGGCACACTCACACACCGCACTCTCCAATCCTTAGCTCAAACCTATGGTCCTTTGATGCTACTTCACTTTGGAAAAGTGCCAGTTCTTGTTGTCTCAACTGCTGAGGCTGCACGTGAGGTTATGAAAACACATGACCTCGTTTTCTCCAACAGACCACATCGTAAGATGTTTGATATCCTCTTGTATGGTTCCAAAGATGTGGCATCTTCTCCATATGGCAACTATTGGAGGCAGATAAGGAGTATATGTGTCTTGCATCTTCTCAGTGCCAAAAAGGTTCAATCTTTTGATGCagtgagagaagaagaaatctccatAATGATGGAGAAGATTAGGCAGTGTTGTTCTTGCTTGATGCCTGTGAATTTAACTGATTTATTTTCTACACTCAGCAATGACATAGTGTGTAGAGTTGCTCTTGGAAGGAGATGCAGTGGAGAAGGAGGAAGTAACCTTCGTGAGCCAATGAGTGAGATGATGGAGCTACTGGGAGCTTCAGTTATAGGGGACTTTATACCTTGGCTTGAATGGTTGGGAAGAGTTAATGGGATATGTGGTAGGGCTGAGAGGGCGTTTAAACAGCTTGATGCGTTTTTTGATGAAGTTGTTGATGAGCATGTTAATAAGAGAGaccatgatgatgatgttgatggTGAAGCCCAAAATGATTTTGTGGACATTTTGTTGTCGATCCAAAGGACAAACGCAGTAGGATTTGAGATTGATAGAACAACCATAAAGGCTTTGATCCTG GATATGTTTGCTGCAGGGACTGAAACTACCACCTCAATCTTAGGGTGGGTGGTGACAGAACTCTTAAGGCACCCAATTGTGATGCAGAAGCTACAAGCTGAGGTAAGGAATGTGGTTGGTGATAGAACTCCCATAACTGAGGAGGATTTGAGTAGCATGCATTACTTGAAGGCAGtgattaaagaaactttccgtTTACACCCCCCAGCTCCTTTATTGCTTCCAAGGGAATCCATGCAAGATACCAAAGTGATGGGCTATGATATTGGAACTGGCACACAAATATTGGTTAATGCTTGGGCAATTGCAAGAGATCCTTCATATTGGGACCAACCTGAAGATTTTCAGCCCGAAAGGTTCTTAAATAGTTCAATAGATGTTAAAGGACATGATTTTCAACTGATCCCATTTGGAGCAGGAAGGAGGAGTTGCCCAGGATTAATGTTTTCCATGGCTATGATTGAGAAGTTACTAGCAAACCTTGTTCACAAATTTAATTGGGAAATACCTAGTGGAGTGGTGGGAGAGCAGACAATGGACATGACTGAAACTACTGGGGTAACCAGTCATAGAAAATTCCCTCTTGTGGCAGTTTCATCTATTCCTAGCTACATAAATATGAAGtga
- the LOC114368381 gene encoding cytochrome P450 71A26-like produces MLLHLGKVPVLVVSTTEAAREVLKTHDPVFSNKPHRKMFDILLYGSEDVASAAYGNYWRQTRSILVLHLLLSAKKVQSFVANDIVCRAALGRRYSGEGGSKLCTQINEMVELMGTPLLGDYIPWLDWLGRVNGMYGRAERAVKQVDEFFDEVVDEHVSKGGHDDANEDDQNDLVDILLRIQKTNAMGFEIDKTTIKALILLRTETTSTILEWIMTEILRHPIVMHKLQGEVRNVVRGKHHISEEDLINMHYLMAVIKETFRLHPPVTILAPRESMQNTKVMGYDIAAGTQTLFIARAHSHKLTLITGRTHSRKLTLVTAIALDPPCKATLCTAIVLDPPRGVSQSHPGPIDTKALFAPLLVSAVSTVSCGMLEFDNVFG; encoded by the exons ATGCTACTTCACTTGGGAAAGGTGCCAGTTCTTGTTGTCTCTACAACTGAGGCAGCTCGTGAAGTTTTGAAAACACATGACCCCGTTTTCTCCAACAAACCACATCGTAAGATGTTTGATATCCTCTTGTACGGTTCCGAAGACGTGGCATCTGCTGCATACGGCAACTACTGGAGGCAGACGAGGAGTATCCTTGTCTTGCATCTTCTTCTCAGTGCCAAAAAGGTTCAATCTTTTG TGGCCAATGATATAGTGTGTAGAGCTGCTCTAGGAAGGAGATACAGTGGAGAAGGAGGGAGTAAGCTTTGCACGCAGATCAACGAGATGGTGGAGCTGATGGGTACTCCGCTTTTGGGAGACTATATACCTTGGCTTGATTGGTTGGGAAGAGTTAACGGGATGTATGGTAGGGCAGAGAGAGCGGTTAAACAGGTTGATGAATTCTTTGATGAAGTTGTTGATGAACATGTTAGTAAGGGAGGCCATGATGATGCTAATGAGGATGACCAGAATGATTTGGTTGACATTTTGTTGAGGATCCAAAAGACAAATGCCATGGGATTTGAGATTGATAAAACAACCATAAAGGCTTTGATCCTTCTAC GTACTGAAACTACCTCCACAATTCTAGAGTGGATAATGACAGAAATCTTGAGGCACCCAATTGTGATGCATAAGCTACAAGGTGAGGTCAGAAATGTAGTTAGAGGTAAACACCACATATCCGAAGAAGATTTGATTAACATGCATTACTTGATGGCAGTGATTAAAGAAACTTTTCGATTACATCCCCCAGTTACCATATTGGCTCCAAGGGAATCCATGCAAAATACTAAGGTGATGGGCTATGACATTGCAGCTGGCACACAA ACCCTTTTCATTGCCCGCGCACATTCTCACAAACTTACCCTCATCACTGGCCGCACTCATTCTCGCAAACTTACCCTCGTCACTGCCATTGCTCTTGACCCACCTTGCAAAGCCACCCTCTGCACTGCCATTGTCCTTGACCCACCACGCGGAGTCTCGCAAAGCCACCCTGGTC CCATTGACACCAAAGCACTTTTTGCTCCTCTTCTCGTGTCTGCTGTCTCTACTGTGTCTTG TGGGATGCTTGAGTTTGATAATGTATTTGGTTGA